In Acinetobacter sp. C32I, one genomic interval encodes:
- a CDS encoding DUF3325 domain-containing protein — protein sequence MAALMLWCVAVVALSALACGMSKHQRDIFSAQISAQNSRRFEIVGWVMLLLSALVMIYFKGASVGLSEWLGCMSFAALAVGLLLTYHPKKLWQANVIVTVVFGLLLIVTLI from the coding sequence ATGGCAGCATTGATGTTGTGGTGTGTTGCTGTGGTGGCGTTATCAGCACTTGCCTGTGGGATGAGTAAGCATCAGCGCGATATTTTTAGTGCTCAGATTTCAGCGCAAAATAGTCGACGTTTTGAAATTGTAGGCTGGGTGATGCTACTTCTCTCTGCGTTGGTCATGATTTATTTTAAAGGTGCTTCGGTCGGTTTATCTGAGTGGTTGGGTTGTATGAGCTTTGCTGCTTTGGCAGTGGGGTTGTTATTGACGTATCACCCTAAAAAACTATGGCAAGCAAATGTGATCGTGACTGTTGTATTTGGGCTACTGCTGATTGTGACCTTGATTTAA
- a CDS encoding PepSY-associated TM helix domain-containing protein: protein MRVDGKNEGPRQSMSWLHTWTSLLLGWLLYAVFLTGTLSFFQNEITVWMKPELHQSVNNTSQQQQLGYALQYLQQNGQPAESWNIRFANERQPAIMLNIRKLGEGRRRGGEIYLDAQTGQEIKARETRGGGFLYRFHFELYGMPRIWGRWIVGIATLFMFVAIISGIITHKKIFKDFFTFRPAKGQRSWLDAHNATAVFALPFHIMITFSGLLLLMFMFMPWAMNSHYGNGQNFYQMLNEPVAKTPEQARLLAEQKQKEAAEEGRSNRGGGRRGEAEQVAPVLAAAPMVNLVALSHYVQQSWEDNPIASIRVNKPNTVEADVQFNATHTTTLLDRESIPSMKFNAVTGQLIDEAKPVNSASKAIYTLVTWLHMARGVDSVLRWLLFLSGILGTMMVASGLILWVVKRIPDVQKLGYKPFGHRLVEVLNITAITGLPIACAAYFIANRFIPAQLAERSPLEINVFFIAWLVCLIHAAIRAHRPAWLEQLALAAVLFLFMPILNFLTGGQALWMSIYHGQWMIASFDLVCMILGLIFIYSYYKLKRYQGLAVKQKKQPKVQAEQEQA from the coding sequence ATGCGTGTTGATGGTAAAAATGAAGGCCCTCGCCAATCCATGTCATGGTTACATACATGGACAAGCCTGCTCTTGGGATGGCTGCTTTACGCCGTTTTTCTGACGGGCACGCTCAGTTTTTTCCAAAATGAAATTACGGTGTGGATGAAACCTGAATTGCATCAGTCTGTGAATAATACTTCTCAGCAGCAACAATTGGGTTATGCACTACAGTATTTGCAGCAAAACGGGCAGCCTGCTGAAAGCTGGAATATCCGTTTTGCCAATGAACGCCAACCCGCGATTATGCTGAATATCCGTAAGCTGGGTGAAGGTCGCCGTCGTGGGGGGGAAATCTATTTAGATGCGCAAACGGGCCAAGAGATTAAAGCGCGTGAAACTCGGGGTGGTGGTTTCTTGTATCGCTTCCATTTTGAACTCTATGGCATGCCACGTATTTGGGGGCGTTGGATTGTTGGTATCGCAACCTTATTCATGTTTGTCGCGATTATCAGCGGTATTATCACTCATAAAAAGATTTTCAAAGATTTCTTTACTTTCCGTCCAGCCAAAGGGCAGCGTTCGTGGCTCGATGCGCATAATGCAACGGCTGTGTTTGCTTTACCTTTTCATATCATGATCACCTTTAGTGGTTTGCTGCTGTTAATGTTCATGTTTATGCCTTGGGCGATGAACAGCCATTATGGAAACGGTCAGAATTTCTATCAAATGCTGAATGAACCTGTTGCTAAAACACCTGAGCAAGCACGGTTATTGGCAGAGCAAAAACAAAAAGAAGCTGCAGAGGAAGGTCGTAGTAATCGAGGTGGTGGCCGTCGTGGTGAAGCTGAACAGGTAGCGCCTGTGCTTGCAGCAGCACCGATGGTGAATTTAGTCGCATTGAGTCATTACGTTCAACAAAGTTGGGAAGATAACCCGATTGCTTCAATTCGCGTGAATAAACCGAATACCGTTGAAGCAGACGTTCAATTTAACGCAACACATACGACAACATTGCTTGATCGAGAAAGCATTCCTTCAATGAAGTTTAATGCGGTGACAGGACAACTGATTGATGAAGCCAAGCCTGTTAACTCGGCATCAAAAGCCATTTATACCTTAGTGACATGGTTGCATATGGCACGTGGTGTGGATTCAGTGTTGCGTTGGTTGCTATTTTTATCGGGCATATTAGGCACCATGATGGTGGCTTCTGGTCTGATCTTGTGGGTGGTGAAACGTATTCCAGATGTACAGAAATTGGGTTATAAGCCTTTTGGTCATCGTCTGGTTGAAGTTCTGAATATTACTGCAATTACAGGCCTACCAATTGCTTGCGCAGCTTATTTTATTGCCAATCGTTTTATCCCCGCTCAATTGGCTGAACGCTCTCCGTTAGAGATTAATGTGTTCTTTATCGCATGGCTTGTGTGTTTAATTCATGCGGCTATTCGGGCGCATCGTCCCGCATGGTTGGAGCAACTGGCTTTAGCCGCTGTACTGTTCCTGTTTATGCCAATCCTAAACTTCTTAACAGGTGGGCAGGCGCTGTGGATGAGTATTTATCATGGACAATGGATGATCGCCAGTTTTGATCTAGTGTGCATGATTTTGGGTCTGATTTTTATCTATTCTTATTACAAGTTAAAGCGTTACCAAGGTTTAGCGGTGAAGCAGAAAAAACAGCCTAAGGTTCAAGCTGAACAGGAGCAAGCATAA
- a CDS encoding iron transporter: MNIEASVPLASAKRVTKKKVEQSSLIKYRLMIFSRFVLAIFGGYYFAAIAAMLMGFLFAAEPSKANAVFGATMLAFVIHCAVFIWVFLVNSIVKVWLGVIVPSVLMTLIYWFLKG; the protein is encoded by the coding sequence ATGAATATTGAAGCGTCTGTGCCCTTGGCCTCCGCCAAAAGGGTCACAAAAAAGAAGGTTGAACAATCATCATTGATTAAATATCGATTGATGATTTTTTCACGTTTTGTCTTGGCTATTTTTGGTGGTTATTACTTTGCTGCGATTGCTGCAATGTTGATGGGTTTCCTGTTTGCCGCTGAACCTTCCAAAGCCAATGCCGTGTTTGGGGCAACCATGTTGGCTTTTGTGATCCATTGTGCCGTGTTCATTTGGGTATTTTTGGTCAACTCAATCGTGAAAGTCTGGTTGGGCGTTATTGTTCCCAGTGTATTGATGACGTTGATCTATTGGTTTTTAAAAGGGTAA
- a CDS encoding TonB-dependent receptor gives MLEQNISLKSSQFIRTTLCTSVLLVLSSPHVFAQDSADKASTLPTIAVTASNADVAYKSGNMDIPRSEDDVQAYTMIEREEIERSGTTTVTELLSKVLPMATSTNNSSYFSGTSSQINLRGLGASQTLVLINGRRSAGTGSRGTSESTDQPNLNNIPLAAIERIEVLPTSAAAIYGSGAIGGVINVILRKDYVGTEVNVRYSDTVDNQQPAKSFNLVSGFSLEDGRTHVMLTASKKDQDSLLASERDWKSKSRQNILKNNPNSLIGDKVNPPTGNLTNIRSKDGSELVPGWGSSMAHLPKGWNGDLSKLGQGYALGLSDGVSGWSGKEALLYDTKTEAFGLSLNRDFTDRLNVFLEAGYEKEEGWSFNTSPHGYNVVTMSKDSPRNPFGKDILVNYPMRLDSLGGFAKDTFETTQKKVATGFTFDLTPEWILSADYAWSKSDIRQRYTRQGSKNPKASAWNKDTANNAIDFLQDFTTTPTDLISKYWNYPKNNTQQTLNDFSIRATGPIAKWYAGDIRLATGIEHRRYESEGFADHQHVDNPWVKPTERKSNASSVHTEFNIPVISPELNLPFAKLLDVQLAARYEDFNVQAKIPQYDSKIDPATGYRSKFLNYSDSGKSKFDAITPTVGFRFAPNDQLMFRASYSEGFVTPSVSQISQATSTQVTGATLTDPATGKIISTYESISGGNPDLTPESSKSINAGIVLTPEAIPDLRLSIDYYNIKKTNNISSISAQYILDNQSKYGSRIQRNQAGDVVSIDITPFNALNLKTSGIDTNLNYRFDSVIGETTFNLGYTHVNEYRQQHNLIDPEKNFVSVVGGAVSDAPLKHRANASIYLQANDNWGFGWASQYYGSYDMVNATAILNQTGRADQKLKIEDQIYHDIFAKVKLPSSKLLKHSSSELSFGIQNLFNDYTVDMSGTQSYLSKYSDVRGRQYYLNLKFSF, from the coding sequence GTGTTAGAACAAAATATCTCTCTTAAATCATCTCAATTTATTAGAACAACACTTTGTACTTCGGTTTTATTGGTGTTGTCATCTCCACACGTATTTGCACAGGACAGTGCAGATAAAGCCTCGACGCTGCCGACCATTGCAGTGACGGCAAGCAACGCTGATGTTGCCTATAAATCGGGCAATATGGATATTCCACGTAGTGAAGACGATGTCCAAGCCTACACCATGATCGAGCGGGAAGAGATTGAGCGCTCAGGTACCACCACAGTCACTGAGTTATTATCTAAAGTATTGCCAATGGCAACCTCAACCAATAATTCCAGTTATTTCTCTGGCACATCAAGTCAAATTAATTTACGTGGACTTGGTGCCAGTCAAACTCTAGTGTTGATTAATGGTCGCCGTAGCGCGGGAACAGGTAGCCGTGGTACTTCTGAATCTACCGATCAGCCTAATTTAAATAATATTCCTTTGGCTGCAATTGAACGGATTGAAGTATTACCGACATCAGCTGCTGCGATTTATGGCAGTGGGGCGATTGGTGGTGTCATCAATGTGATTTTGCGTAAAGACTATGTCGGCACCGAAGTGAATGTGCGCTATAGCGATACAGTGGATAATCAACAACCTGCCAAGTCTTTTAATTTGGTTTCAGGCTTTTCTCTGGAAGATGGTCGTACCCATGTGATGTTGACTGCTTCTAAAAAAGATCAAGATAGTTTGCTAGCGAGCGAACGTGACTGGAAAAGTAAGTCACGCCAAAATATTTTAAAAAATAATCCAAATAGTCTTATTGGGGACAAGGTCAACCCGCCTACAGGTAATTTAACCAATATTCGTAGTAAAGATGGTTCTGAATTAGTACCAGGATGGGGCTCATCTATGGCACATCTTCCCAAAGGTTGGAATGGCGATCTGAGCAAACTGGGCCAAGGCTATGCATTGGGTTTGTCAGACGGGGTGAGTGGCTGGTCAGGTAAAGAGGCTTTGCTTTACGATACCAAGACCGAAGCCTTTGGTCTTTCTTTAAATCGTGATTTTACTGATCGTCTGAATGTGTTTCTTGAGGCGGGCTATGAAAAAGAAGAGGGTTGGTCATTTAATACCTCTCCGCACGGTTATAACGTGGTAACAATGAGCAAAGATAGTCCACGTAATCCTTTTGGCAAGGATATTCTGGTGAATTATCCAATGCGTTTGGATAGCCTAGGTGGCTTTGCCAAGGACACCTTTGAAACCACCCAGAAGAAAGTTGCGACGGGCTTTACCTTTGACCTGACACCAGAATGGATACTCTCGGCAGATTATGCATGGAGTAAATCGGATATTCGTCAACGTTATACGCGTCAAGGCAGCAAAAATCCGAAAGCCAGTGCATGGAACAAAGATACTGCCAATAATGCAATTGATTTTTTGCAAGATTTCACCACCACACCAACCGACCTAATTTCAAAATACTGGAACTATCCAAAAAATAATACACAGCAGACCTTAAATGATTTCTCAATTCGAGCCACAGGGCCAATTGCAAAATGGTATGCAGGCGATATTCGATTGGCAACGGGGATTGAGCATCGCCGTTATGAAAGTGAAGGCTTTGCGGATCATCAACATGTCGACAATCCTTGGGTGAAGCCGACTGAACGTAAGAGCAATGCATCCAGTGTTCACACGGAATTTAACATTCCAGTGATTTCACCTGAGCTGAATTTACCTTTCGCCAAATTACTGGATGTGCAATTGGCTGCACGTTATGAGGATTTCAATGTCCAAGCCAAGATACCGCAATATGACAGTAAAATTGATCCTGCTACGGGCTACCGTTCCAAGTTCTTAAATTATAGCGATTCGGGTAAATCAAAATTTGATGCGATCACGCCAACAGTAGGTTTCCGCTTCGCACCGAATGACCAATTGATGTTCCGTGCGTCTTATAGTGAAGGCTTTGTTACACCATCGGTTTCGCAGATCTCTCAAGCGACTTCGACCCAAGTGACGGGAGCGACATTAACTGATCCAGCAACGGGTAAAATCATTAGCACCTATGAAAGCATTTCTGGGGGCAATCCAGATCTGACGCCAGAAAGTTCAAAAAGTATTAATGCTGGGATTGTGTTAACCCCAGAGGCGATTCCTGATCTACGCCTATCGATTGATTATTACAACATCAAAAAAACCAATAATATCAGTTCGATCAGTGCGCAATATATTTTAGACAATCAAAGCAAATATGGTAGCCGCATTCAACGCAATCAAGCTGGCGATGTGGTTTCAATTGATATCACGCCATTCAACGCTTTAAACCTTAAAACCAGTGGGATTGATACCAATTTAAATTATCGCTTTGATAGCGTGATTGGAGAAACCACCTTTAATTTGGGCTATACCCATGTTAATGAATATCGCCAACAACATAATTTGATTGACCCAGAGAAGAATTTTGTCAGTGTGGTGGGTGGCGCGGTCTCCGATGCACCGCTAAAACATCGTGCCAATGCCTCGATTTATCTACAAGCCAATGACAATTGGGGCTTTGGTTGGGCAAGTCAATATTATGGTTCTTATGACATGGTTAATGCGACTGCGATTTTGAATCAAACGGGTCGTGCCGATCAAAAATTAAAAATCGAAGATCAAATCTACCATGACATTTTCGCCAAAGTGAAATTGCCGAGCAGTAAGTTGCTAAAACACAGCTCAAGCGAACTGAGCTTCGGTATTCAAAATTTATTTAACGATTACACGGTCGATATGTCTGGAACTCAGTCTTACCTCAGTAAATACAGTGATGTCCGTGGTCGTCAATATTATCTCAATCTTAAGTTTTCTTTCTAA
- a CDS encoding OprD family outer membrane porin — protein MLKPDTLYKAQRVALYTLFGCLNINVAYADFFEDSEKSIYLRNFYLERDFENTNKDLGSWSQAMTGRFESGYTDTPLQVGLDLGFQYALRLTDRYDERLDTVFKYDQHEGRQERDYLKLGATLKFKYHNTELKVGELFPKTPVLFIDDSRQLVTTYAGAMLESKDIKNLKVSAGRFTHVNARDDDEYRKFTLGNSTDPNKRSDGLNFLGLDYNFTPQLTGSYWFGQLEDIYQQQYLSAAFTETVNKSKLKVDARYFNYKEDGDAYFGDIDVQSIGLQASVQNGPHTILTGLQKHMGEDNIPLLNGYVPQAYLQSWSAIAFYKAKEFTWHVLYSYDFKEQGIPGLKLTLRYLNGSEIYREGFKDNKETEKNVIVNYTVPEGKLKGLGFEWRHIRADIKYGAGNNPGTDFVENRIMTTYTHKF, from the coding sequence ATGTTAAAACCAGATACGCTGTATAAAGCACAGCGCGTAGCCCTATATACACTCTTTGGCTGTCTAAATATCAATGTGGCTTATGCAGATTTTTTTGAAGACAGCGAAAAAAGCATTTATCTACGTAATTTTTATTTAGAACGCGATTTTGAAAATACCAATAAAGATCTGGGCAGTTGGTCTCAGGCGATGACAGGACGTTTTGAATCTGGCTATACCGATACACCGCTTCAAGTCGGTTTGGATTTGGGGTTTCAATATGCATTGCGTTTAACGGATCGCTATGATGAACGTCTGGATACCGTATTTAAATATGATCAGCACGAAGGTCGGCAGGAGCGTGATTATTTAAAATTAGGCGCAACTTTAAAATTTAAATATCACAATACTGAACTGAAAGTCGGTGAGCTTTTCCCAAAAACACCGGTACTGTTTATTGATGATTCTCGGCAATTGGTCACCACCTATGCGGGTGCAATGCTCGAAAGCAAAGACATTAAAAATTTAAAAGTGTCGGCAGGGCGTTTTACCCATGTGAATGCCCGAGATGATGATGAATATCGAAAATTTACCTTAGGCAACTCGACAGACCCAAACAAAAGAAGTGACGGGCTGAATTTTCTGGGCCTCGATTATAATTTTACCCCTCAGTTAACGGGTTCTTATTGGTTTGGGCAGCTCGAAGATATTTATCAACAACAATATTTGAGTGCGGCCTTTACGGAAACGGTCAACAAAAGCAAGCTTAAAGTGGATGCCCGCTATTTTAATTATAAAGAAGATGGGGATGCCTATTTTGGCGATATTGATGTCCAGTCAATTGGTCTGCAAGCCAGTGTGCAAAATGGACCACATACCATTTTGACGGGTCTGCAAAAGCATATGGGTGAGGACAATATTCCCTTGTTGAACGGTTATGTACCACAAGCCTATTTACAGAGTTGGTCTGCAATTGCTTTCTACAAAGCCAAAGAGTTCACTTGGCATGTTTTATATAGTTATGACTTTAAAGAGCAAGGTATTCCCGGGTTAAAACTGACTTTACGTTATTTAAATGGCAGTGAAATCTATCGGGAAGGCTTTAAGGATAATAAAGAAACTGAGAAGAATGTGATCGTCAATTACACCGTACCAGAAGGTAAATTGAAAGGCTTGGGCTTTGAATGGCGGCATATTCGAGCTGATATTAAATATGGAGCAGGCAATAACCCTGGCACAGATTTTGTCGAAAATCGAATTATGACGACGTATACACATAAGTTTTAA
- the catM gene encoding cis,cis-muconate-binding transcription regulator CatM, which translates to MELRHLRYFVTVVEEQSITKAAEKLCIAQPPLSRQIQKLEEELGILLFERGSRPVKTTEAGQFFYQHAVQILTHTAQAASMAKRISTVNKIVRIGYVSSLLYALLPQVIYLFRQNHPDIQVELIEHGTKDQIEALKLGKIDLGFGRLRISDPAIKRILLRKEKLKLAIHKNHHLTRFIDQGIYLSQIIDEPIFSYPATQKPNFSTLIQSIFTDLGLVPKDMVEVREIHMALGLVSSGEGICLIPESASDIGMKNLVYIPILDLEAYTPISLAVRNMDQSPYLPQILECIKQVFEEEGIPIQLEGD; encoded by the coding sequence ATGGAATTAAGACATCTTCGTTATTTCGTGACGGTGGTCGAGGAACAGAGCATTACCAAAGCCGCAGAAAAGTTATGCATTGCGCAACCACCATTAAGCCGTCAGATCCAAAAATTAGAAGAGGAACTCGGTATCCTGTTATTTGAACGTGGTTCGCGACCTGTAAAAACCACAGAGGCGGGGCAGTTCTTTTATCAACATGCAGTGCAGATTTTGACCCATACTGCTCAAGCGGCTTCCATGGCAAAACGCATTAGCACGGTGAATAAGATTGTGCGTATTGGCTATGTCAGTTCATTACTTTATGCATTGTTACCGCAAGTGATTTATTTATTCCGTCAAAACCATCCTGATATTCAGGTGGAGTTGATTGAACACGGCACCAAGGATCAGATCGAAGCATTAAAGCTGGGTAAAATTGACTTAGGTTTTGGACGTTTAAGAATTAGTGATCCTGCAATTAAACGGATTTTATTGCGCAAAGAAAAACTCAAATTAGCCATTCATAAAAACCATCATTTAACCCGCTTTATCGATCAGGGCATTTATCTGTCTCAGATTATCGATGAACCTATTTTTTCTTATCCCGCCACCCAAAAACCGAATTTTTCCACCTTAATTCAGTCGATTTTTACCGACTTGGGTTTGGTGCCCAAAGATATGGTCGAGGTACGTGAAATTCATATGGCGCTTGGTTTGGTATCATCGGGTGAGGGGATTTGCCTGATTCCAGAAAGTGCCAGTGATATTGGTATGAAGAATCTGGTGTATATCCCAATCTTAGATTTAGAAGCCTATACCCCGATTTCATTGGCAGTGCGCAATATGGATCAGAGTCCGTATCTACCACAGATTTTAGAATGCATTAAGCAAGTATTTGAAGAGGAAGGCATTCCGATCCAGCTAGAGGGTGATTAA
- a CDS encoding muconate/chloromuconate family cycloisomerase, with translation MYKSIETLLVEIPTIRPHKMAVATMQTQTLVLIKVTTADGLIGWGEATTIGGLGYGDESPESVKTNIEHYFSPLLKSLDSFNVAQTLQAIQHSINGNRFAKCAIQTALLDIQAQRLGLPLSEVLGGRLRDSVPVLWVLASGNTEKDIAEAEKMVALKRHNVFKLKIGSRPVEQDVEHVLAIKQALGAEVSIRVDVNRAWSELNAIKGIQMLQDGGVDLIEQPCAIHNIDAMQRLTRKFDIAIMADESLTGPQSAYQLAKSNAASVFAVKIAQSGGLIEACEVGKIANLAGIDLYGGTMLEGPVGTIASAHAFSTFSNLAAGTELFGPLLLTEEILKTPLQYGNFELKIPTGSGLGIELDEDKIDNLRRQ, from the coding sequence ATGTATAAATCCATAGAAACCCTACTTGTCGAGATTCCAACCATCCGCCCACATAAGATGGCGGTTGCAACCATGCAAACCCAAACCTTAGTCCTCATTAAAGTGACAACAGCAGATGGTTTGATTGGTTGGGGTGAAGCAACGACTATTGGTGGCTTGGGTTATGGAGATGAAAGTCCTGAAAGTGTCAAAACCAATATTGAGCACTACTTTTCGCCATTGTTAAAAAGCTTGGACAGTTTTAATGTGGCTCAGACCCTACAGGCCATTCAACACAGTATCAATGGGAACCGCTTTGCTAAATGTGCTATTCAAACGGCGTTACTGGATATTCAGGCACAACGTTTAGGTCTACCACTCAGTGAAGTGTTAGGTGGGCGCCTACGTGATAGCGTTCCTGTACTTTGGGTTCTAGCCTCTGGGAATACTGAAAAGGACATTGCTGAAGCAGAAAAAATGGTTGCGTTAAAACGCCACAATGTGTTCAAGCTCAAGATCGGCTCTCGCCCCGTTGAGCAGGATGTTGAACATGTACTGGCAATTAAGCAAGCCTTGGGCGCAGAGGTTTCGATTCGTGTTGATGTCAACCGTGCATGGTCTGAGTTGAATGCGATTAAAGGGATTCAAATGCTTCAGGATGGCGGTGTTGATCTGATTGAGCAACCGTGTGCAATTCATAATATTGATGCCATGCAACGTCTGACCCGTAAATTTGATATTGCCATTATGGCGGATGAATCTTTAACCGGTCCGCAAAGTGCTTATCAACTGGCAAAAAGCAATGCCGCCTCAGTGTTTGCAGTAAAAATTGCACAATCAGGTGGTCTGATTGAAGCCTGTGAAGTCGGGAAAATTGCCAATCTGGCAGGGATTGATCTTTACGGTGGCACCATGTTGGAAGGTCCAGTTGGCACCATTGCTTCCGCACATGCCTTCTCTACTTTTAGCAATTTAGCCGCTGGTACGGAACTGTTTGGTCCGCTACTACTCACGGAAGAAATTTTAAAAACACCGCTTCAATATGGCAATTTTGAACTCAAAATTCCAACTGGCTCGGGTCTCGGTATTGAACTGGATGAAGACAAAATCGACAACTTACGTCGTCAATAA
- the catC gene encoding muconolactone Delta-isomerase translates to MLFHVRMDVNIPLDMPVEQANQIKAVEKAYSQDLQRQGKWRHIWRITGQYSNISIFDVESNEELHNILQGLPLYPYMNIEVMAMNRHPSAIREDDS, encoded by the coding sequence ATGCTTTTTCATGTACGAATGGATGTAAATATCCCGCTCGATATGCCAGTTGAACAAGCCAATCAAATTAAAGCTGTTGAAAAGGCCTATTCACAAGATTTACAGCGTCAAGGTAAATGGCGTCATATCTGGCGCATCACTGGACAATACTCAAATATCAGTATCTTTGATGTGGAAAGCAATGAGGAACTGCACAATATTTTACAGGGACTACCGTTGTATCCCTACATGAATATTGAAGTGATGGCGATGAATCGTCACCCATCAGCCATCCGCGAAGACGATAGCTAA
- the catA gene encoding catechol 1,2-dioxygenase gives MNRQEIDALVKKMNVDTATGEVNPRVQQIVVRLLGDLFQAIEDLDISQSELWKGLEYFTDAGQANELGLLAAGLGLEHYLDLRADEADAKAGITGGTPRTIEGPLYVAGAPESVGFARMDDGSESDKVDTLFIEGTVTDPEGHIIEGAKVEVWHANSLGNYSFFDKSQSDFNLRRTILSDTNGHYVAQTTMPVGYGCPPEGTTQAVLNLLGRHGNRPSHVHYFVSAPGYRKLTTQFNIEGDQYLWDDFAFATREGLVATAVDVTDEAELARRGVNKPFKHITFNVELVAEKTGAPTTEVDRRRVGA, from the coding sequence ATGAACCGTCAAGAAATCGATGCACTGGTTAAAAAAATGAATGTGGATACCGCAACAGGTGAAGTCAATCCACGTGTACAACAAATCGTGGTTCGTCTGCTCGGTGATCTTTTTCAGGCGATTGAAGATTTGGACATCTCACAAAGTGAGCTATGGAAAGGTCTGGAATACTTTACCGATGCAGGCCAAGCCAATGAACTTGGCCTATTGGCGGCAGGTTTAGGTCTTGAGCATTATCTAGATTTACGTGCTGATGAAGCAGATGCCAAAGCAGGCATTACGGGTGGAACTCCACGTACCATCGAAGGCCCACTGTATGTGGCTGGGGCGCCTGAATCTGTTGGTTTTGCCCGTATGGATGACGGTTCTGAATCAGACAAAGTCGATACCTTATTCATCGAAGGCACTGTCACTGATCCTGAAGGTCATATTATCGAAGGCGCTAAAGTCGAAGTTTGGCATGCCAACAGCCTAGGTAACTATTCATTCTTTGATAAGTCGCAATCTGACTTTAACTTACGCCGTACCATTTTATCTGATACCAACGGTCACTATGTGGCACAAACCACTATGCCTGTCGGTTATGGCTGCCCACCAGAAGGGACCACACAAGCAGTACTGAACTTGCTTGGCCGTCACGGTAACCGCCCTTCTCATGTGCACTATTTTGTGTCTGCACCAGGCTATCGTAAATTAACCACGCAGTTCAATATCGAAGGTGATCAATACCTATGGGATGACTTTGCATTTGCAACACGTGAAGGCTTGGTCGCAACTGCTGTGGATGTGACTGATGAAGCTGAACTTGCTCGTCGTGGTGTGAATAAGCCATTCAAACACATTACCTTTAATGTTGAATTGGTGGCAGAAAAAACAGGTGCGCCAACTACCGAAGTTGACCGTCGTCGTGTCGGTGCTTAA
- a CDS encoding 3-oxoacid CoA-transferase subunit A, producing the protein MIDKSTLTLTEALSQIKDGATIMIGGFGTAGQPAELIDGLIELGIKDLVIVNNNAGNGDYGLAKLLKTGAVRKIICSFPRQSDSWVFDELYRAGKIELELVPQGNLACRIQAAGMGLGAVFTPTGFGTLLAEGKETRHIDGKDYVLEYPIKADFALIKAHKGDRWGNVVYNKSARNFGPIMAMAADITIAQVSELVELGQLDPEHIITPGIFVQHVVAVDAVNGTGAEQ; encoded by the coding sequence ATGATTGATAAAAGTACCCTCACATTGACTGAGGCACTGTCACAGATCAAGGATGGTGCAACCATCATGATTGGTGGCTTTGGCACCGCAGGACAACCCGCTGAACTGATTGACGGATTGATCGAACTTGGGATTAAAGACCTTGTCATTGTCAATAATAATGCAGGCAATGGCGATTATGGTTTGGCCAAACTACTCAAAACAGGTGCGGTACGTAAAATCATCTGTTCCTTCCCCCGTCAATCGGATTCATGGGTATTCGATGAACTGTACCGTGCGGGCAAGATTGAACTGGAATTGGTGCCACAAGGCAATCTGGCGTGCCGTATTCAAGCTGCGGGCATGGGCCTCGGTGCAGTTTTTACCCCAACTGGCTTCGGTACCTTACTGGCAGAGGGCAAAGAAACCCGTCATATCGATGGCAAAGACTATGTACTTGAATATCCAATCAAAGCCGACTTTGCCTTAATCAAAGCACACAAAGGTGATCGTTGGGGCAATGTGGTTTATAACAAATCTGCACGTAACTTTGGCCCAATCATGGCGATGGCAGCAGATATCACTATTGCCCAAGTCTCAGAACTGGTCGAACTCGGTCAGCTAGATCCTGAACATATCATTACCCCTGGGATTTTTGTACAGCATGTGGTCGCTGTTGATGCAGTTAATGGCACAGGAGCAGAACAATGA